One genomic segment of Bombina bombina isolate aBomBom1 chromosome 4, aBomBom1.pri, whole genome shotgun sequence includes these proteins:
- the LOC128655751 gene encoding LOW QUALITY PROTEIN: metalloproteinase inhibitor 2-like (The sequence of the model RefSeq protein was modified relative to this genomic sequence to represent the inferred CDS: deleted 1 base in 1 codon), with product MRSAPVSVLLAPVALLVLLWPSNWLTEACSCSPVHPQQAFCNADIVIRAKAISGKEVDSGNDVYGNPIKKIQYEIKQIKMFKGPDKDIEFIFTAPSSAMCGVTLETSGKKEYLIAGKAEGDGKMYITLCDFIFPWHSLSATQKKSLSQRYEMGCECKISQFSFIPCLLTSQDECLWTDWVTEKSINGRQAKHYACIKCSDGSCSWYRGIAPPKQEFLDIEDP from the exons ATGCGGTCAGCCCCGGTGTCCGTCCTCCTGGCCCCCGTGGCCCTGCTCGTCCTGCTTTGGCCCTCAAATTGGTTAACCGAAGCATGCAGCTGCTCTCCCGTGCACCCCCAACAGGCCTTCTGCAACGCGGATATAGTAATCCGGGCTAAGGCCATCAGTGGCAAAGAAGTGGATAGTGGGAATGACGTTTATGGGAATCCCATCAAAAAAATTCAGTATGAGATCAAACAGATCAAGATGTTTAAAGGTCCTGATAAGGATATTGAGTTCATCTTCACTGCTCCATCTTCTGCTATGTGCGGTGTGACTCTGGAGACATCTGGAAAGAAGGAATATTTGATTGCAGGAAAGGCTGAAGGTGATGGAAAgatgtatatcacactgtgtgaCTTCATTTTTCCATGGCATTCTCTGAGTGCAACTCAA AAAAAGAGTCTCAGCCAGCGATATGAGATGGGCTGTGAATGCAAGATTTCACAATTTTCTTTCATTCCATGCCTTCTCACTTCCCAAGACGAATGCCTGTGGACCGATTGGGTGACAGAGAAGAGCATAAATGGACGACAGGCAAAACACTATGCCTGCATCAAATGCAGTGATGGTTCTTGCTCCTGGTACCGAGGGATAGCTCCTCCCAAACAGGAGTTCCTTGACATAGAGGACCCATAG